A single Chryseobacterium sp. DNA region contains:
- the eptA gene encoding phosphoethanolamine--lipid A transferase EptA: MLKNDIKLTHFVLLMSFLTLLLFHFPFYSFVFKNVDYKSLNGIILIMSLMILMLVANAFAFYLFYFLSRFVGKFLLVLTFIINAIAVYFINTYSVVIDESMIGNVLNTNYSESSSFFSVKLIVYIIVLGILPGIYIIKTKVATVPLKRFLITISLSLLFMLTMVFANASHWLWIDKNSKTLGGLAMPWSYSVNISLFYIHKSQKNEKEILLPDAAIRDNKKSVMVLVIGESARSQNFSLYGYRKNTNPLLSKIPHVFHFDATSDATYTTAGVKSILEYKNTGDLYEILPNYLERNNVEVIWRTTNWGEPPVHIKNYQNREFLMPNCKGEGCNYDEILLTGLKDQIAASKKNKILVILHTSTSHGPTYSKKYPARFETFKPVCNSVELGNCSRTELVNAYDNTIVYTDYILSEVIDDLKQLKEYNSAMIFVSDHGESLGEKNLYMHGLPLSMAPKEQYEIPFIVWVSDGSKQLKPNKILSQHHVFHSVLNFLGLQSPVYDEKMNIFK; this comes from the coding sequence ATGTTAAAAAATGATATAAAACTAACTCATTTTGTTTTGCTGATGAGTTTTCTTACTTTGTTATTGTTTCATTTTCCCTTTTACAGTTTTGTCTTTAAAAATGTCGATTATAAAAGTCTGAACGGCATTATCCTCATTATGAGTTTAATGATTCTAATGTTGGTGGCCAATGCCTTTGCATTCTACCTTTTTTATTTTCTGTCGCGTTTTGTAGGAAAATTTTTATTGGTTTTAACTTTTATCATCAATGCAATTGCCGTTTACTTTATCAATACATACAGTGTCGTCATAGACGAAAGTATGATCGGTAATGTGCTCAATACCAATTATTCAGAATCCAGCAGTTTTTTTTCCGTCAAATTGATAGTATACATCATTGTGCTCGGTATTCTTCCAGGTATTTACATCATTAAAACTAAAGTCGCCACTGTACCTTTGAAGAGGTTTTTAATCACCATTTCGCTTAGCCTGTTATTTATGCTCACTATGGTATTTGCCAATGCAAGCCATTGGCTGTGGATTGATAAAAATTCAAAAACATTAGGCGGACTTGCGATGCCCTGGTCATATTCAGTGAATATCTCTCTGTTCTATATTCATAAAAGCCAAAAAAATGAAAAAGAAATTTTATTACCCGATGCAGCGATAAGAGACAACAAGAAGTCGGTAATGGTATTGGTTATCGGAGAATCTGCAAGAAGCCAGAATTTTTCTCTCTATGGATACAGGAAGAATACAAATCCGCTGCTTTCCAAAATACCGCATGTATTTCATTTTGATGCTACCTCTGATGCCACCTATACCACCGCAGGCGTCAAGAGTATTCTGGAATATAAAAATACCGGTGACCTGTATGAAATCTTGCCGAATTATTTAGAAAGAAATAATGTAGAGGTTATTTGGAGAACCACAAACTGGGGAGAGCCGCCAGTTCATATAAAAAATTATCAGAACAGGGAGTTTTTAATGCCAAACTGCAAAGGCGAAGGATGTAATTATGATGAAATTCTTTTGACCGGGCTAAAGGACCAGATAGCAGCCAGTAAAAAAAATAAAATACTTGTCATATTACACACCAGCACCAGTCACGGACCTACATACAGCAAGAAATATCCGGCTCGATTCGAGACTTTTAAACCCGTTTGTAACAGCGTTGAACTGGGAAACTGTTCCCGGACAGAATTGGTCAATGCATATGACAATACCATCGTTTATACCGATTATATTTTATCTGAGGTAATTGATGATTTAAAACAACTCAAAGAGTATAACAGTGCCATGATCTTTGTTTCAGACCACGGAGAATCTTTAGGAGAAAAAAATCTATATATGCATGGATTACCTTTAAGTATGGCTCCTAAAGAACAATACGAGATTCCTTTTATCGTTTGGGTATCTGATGGTTCAAAACAGCTTAAACCCAATAAAATATTGTCTCAGCATCATGTGTTTCACAGTGTTTTAAATTTTTTGGGCCTACAAAGTCCTGTTTATGACGAAAAAATGAATATTTTCAAATAA
- a CDS encoding phosphatase PAP2 family protein, translating into MFSNVLKKIFAVPRPAAVFDNNSFVIIGKTLSGHNSVPSGHSITVLAVLTVLMFAFSPQKLICKIIWIFFVLVTGLILVLTRVGIGAHYPLDVIIGGIVGYISGLTGIFLSRKYRIWSWINHKKYYPIFILLFLICGVAILNKIINENLTIFYLAFISLVVSLYKIIALYVKK; encoded by the coding sequence TTGTTTTCTAATGTACTTAAAAAAATATTTGCCGTACCCAGACCTGCTGCAGTATTTGATAACAATAGTTTTGTGATCATCGGAAAAACATTGTCCGGACACAACAGTGTACCATCAGGACATTCGATTACAGTTTTGGCGGTACTTACAGTTCTCATGTTTGCCTTTAGCCCCCAAAAGCTGATCTGCAAAATAATATGGATTTTTTTCGTACTCGTTACCGGGCTGATTCTTGTGTTGACGAGAGTAGGTATAGGAGCACATTATCCGCTTGATGTCATTATTGGCGGTATCGTGGGGTATATTTCCGGGCTTACGGGGATCTTTCTCAGCCGAAAATACAGAATTTGGTCCTGGATTAATCATAAAAAATACTATCCCATTTTTATTTTGTTATTTCTGATTTGTGGTGTTGCAATACTCAACAAAATAATTAATGAAAATTTGACCATATTTTATCTGGCATTTATTAGCTTAGTTGTTTCACTTTATAAAATTATTGCGCTGTATGTTAAAAAATGA
- a CDS encoding response regulator transcription factor, with protein sequence MKILIIEDEWALSKSMVSYLKSENYLCEVSGSFNDAIEKVDSYDYDCVLLDISLPDGNGLSVLKFLKENNKTEGVIIISAKNSIEDKIEGLKLGADDYLPKPFHLSELSARIAAVIRRRRFNGENILILKEITIDIVAKTVAVDHQFADLTRTEYDLLLYFAVNKNRVLSKAAIAEHLSGEDAYLHDTYDFIYAHIKNLKKKMSKAGADDYLKSVYGMGYKFEI encoded by the coding sequence ATGAAAATACTTATTATAGAAGACGAATGGGCTTTAAGCAAAAGTATGGTCAGCTATCTAAAGTCTGAAAATTACCTTTGTGAGGTATCCGGCAGTTTCAATGACGCTATTGAAAAGGTGGATTCTTATGATTATGATTGTGTACTTCTTGATATCTCTCTGCCTGACGGAAACGGCCTGTCGGTATTAAAATTTTTAAAAGAAAACAATAAAACAGAAGGAGTTATTATTATTTCAGCTAAAAATTCTATCGAAGATAAAATTGAAGGATTAAAACTCGGTGCTGACGATTATCTGCCGAAACCTTTTCATCTTTCAGAGCTCAGCGCCAGGATTGCTGCGGTCATTCGCAGAAGAAGGTTTAATGGGGAAAACATTTTGATCCTCAAGGAAATTACCATTGATATTGTCGCAAAAACGGTTGCTGTAGATCATCAATTTGCAGATTTGACAAGAACAGAATATGACCTGCTTCTTTATTTCGCAGTGAACAAAAACCGTGTCCTTTCCAAAGCTGCAATTGCGGAGCATTTATCCGGCGAAGATGCCTATTTACACGATACTTACGATTTTATCTATGCCCATATCAAGAATCTTAAAAAGAAAATGTCAAAAGCCGGAGCTGATGATTATTTAAAATCAGTGTACGGAATGGGCTACAAATTTGAAATCTGA